Within the Melopsittacus undulatus isolate bMelUnd1 chromosome 5, bMelUnd1.mat.Z, whole genome shotgun sequence genome, the region ggcccagaactgaacgcaggatttgaggtgcagcctcaccagtgcccagtacaggggaacaatcactgccctggccctgctgccacactattgctggtacagcccaggatgctgttggccttcttggccacttgggcacaagctgctcatgttcagctccatgaATAAGCACTCCCAGGCCCTTTTCcatggcagctttccagccactcttccccaagcctggagcattacatggggttgttgtggcccaagtgcaggacctggcactttgccttgttgaacctcataccactggccacagccaTTGGCCTCATCAATTTGCAATGATCAGTGGTTTGTTCTCACCCTGTCTGCTTGTGTATTTATCAGTGAAACTCCCTTTTCTGGGCCCGGTGAGCTGCTGAGGGCACTGGGGTGTTAGGTTTATTCTGCCCTGTTCAGAGCAGATCTAAGCCATATGGTGTATAAAGATACACTTGCATTCAACTGCTCTGAGCTTACAGTCTGAGTAGCTGAAACAGCCCAGGATAGATTCTGTCCCCAGGTCATATTCTAGATACCAGCTCAGACCCTTGATGTTAACTGCTCATTTCCTGCATCCTCCTCAGCTCAAGCTCCTACACCTTGTTTAAGGCTATGGGAACCAGGTCTAACTCTGTAACAATGAGGCCTATTGCCTGGATGCTCAGCTTCTAATCTCCCCCTTGTCTCCCGTTGCtgcccttcctccccttccttctcccagaTCGTTATTGAAATGCTGGAAGACAAATTCCAAGTGAGACTGCCAGACGGGCATGCAGTGGAGTTCCCCAACCGGCACAGCTACAGCAAGATCAGCTACATGAGTGTCAAGGGAGGCTTCAGGGTTGTCTCCTTCAAGCTGGACTGATGGGTGCAGCTTCCTGGCTTTAATAAAAACCCAAGCACTGGGAGACTGCTTGCTCCAGTGCTTTTGCTTCTGTGACATCCCCGGCTCTGTGGCTCTGTGCGAGACATCAACATAGCCCAAGTTTTTTCCTTGTTGGTTGGAAACAGCTCCCAGATAATGCCAGGTGCTTTTCCAGGGCAGCCCAGGATGTGGGATTGAAGGGATAGTAGGTAGGGCAAAGCAGTTTATAGGTGGTATTCAGGAAGAGGAAGACTCTATGTTATTGCTTAGGGAATGGTTGTGCAATCTCTTCACAATGCACCATTTCTTCATGCACCTGAGTttttgggagggagggagggaggaagaggtaGAAAAGTGAGAGATGGGGCATTCCATGTGGCATTTGGTGCCATAAAAGCACCTAGGTAAATGTTGGGTTTAGGAACCTCAGGGCATGGGTTTAACAGGTTCCTCTGGGCAGGAGGAACAGGTGCTTTGCCCTCCCCCAGGAGCGGTACCATGTGAAGAGGTGGCACGGTGAAGGCAGCGCAGGTGTGCCCTTGAACCAGCATTCCTGCTATTGATAAGGAATTGTCTTCTCCAACTTTCCCCTTTATCTCACCTCACTTATCTGCTGGCACATTCCAGCCAGGTTACCTAGTACTCTGATGTTTCCCCATGGAACCCTATCCAGAGATAGtgaggcaggggaagggagTGGGGAGAGAGGACAGGGTTTGGTCTGGGCTATGCAGCTCAGCATCTCCCAATCTGTGTCCCTTGCACTGGACTACAGGCAATTAGTGTTGGTTaccacacactgctgctccagTTAGTGAAGTGTCTCACCAGCCTTAAATGAGACCAATGTGTGACGGGAAACATGGGGACACTTCAGGCAGAATGGGAGGCCAGCAGAGTAGAGAAGCATCTTACAGATAGCCTGGTCCAAGACAATGTGACAGTGCCCCTGCCCTCCCTCTCCACTTCTTGCTGCCCAGCCCGTGGGACTTGCTGCTGCCTGAGTGCATCAGGATGTTTGACAGGCTGGAAGTGCTGTAGCCAAGCCAGCTTTGGGAAGCGTACTGATCTGCTTCAGGCTGCAAATGAACTATCGCCGGGCTGGAGAGGAAGCTTTGCAGCCTCCTGCATGCCATGTGGGGCTAGGTGGATAGGAAGTTGCTTTGTGTGATAGCCACGGTGGGTGGCAAAGTACCAGGCTAGTAATCCAGGGATCCCACAGGTGCTGGCAAATCCTGTTGAGAGCAGAGAGGATGGGATTTTGTGGCCAGGACACCATCAGACTTAGCAAGGAAGATAAGGTTGCTGCAGTTGAGGGGAGGCACCAGAGGAGAAGTTAGTATCAAAAGTGTTTTAATAAGGACAATAATAAGTGCATGGGATACAGAGTGGAGGCAGAAAGAATATTCCACAGATACAGGTCTTTGGTCTGGGGCTTGTGTTATGGTCTGggaagcagagggtggggggaACTCATCCTGAGAGCCACAGTGTGCAGGGCTCTCATCAGCAGTGAtacagctgatgctgctgcGTGCTATGGCCAGAGCTGGGGACTCCTTtaagctgctgcctgccctggctTGCCCGTAGCCTCGGTGGCCAGACTGCAAATGGCACTTCCACATAGAACACACGTGCACACCAGAGCTCTGTGTTGCCCTGCAGAGCTCCCTGCCAGGAGCAGTGGATGAGCCTTGCGCCATGGCCCAGCATCTCCCCCCCTCCTGTCCCTGAGAACAAGGGGTGTCCTGTGAGGGTCCCTCCAGTGACCTCAGCCCCCGAGAATCTCAGCTCCATGCCACGGCACAAAGGCACTTCTGTGTGGGCCAGTTTGCACTGGGGCAGCGTGGggggcagcttgttccagggCGGCCACGTTGCTTTGCAAGTGGCATTAGCCATTAGCCATCCTTCATGCATACCCCTGGAAGGGCCACCCTGGAAAGAGGGATGTATGTGTAGGGAATGGGAAACAGGAAGTGAGGATGGCACAGACTGAGCGGCTGCAGAGTGGGAGTCTCCTTGTTCTGAGGTGGGGGGAATGGAATGGGTTTTTAGGGCCTGAACTACAGAATGTGGTGACCTGACAACCTGGCCTCTGCCTCGAGCCAGACAAGACGTTTCTCCCCTTTCTGCTGCAGGGAGGTGAAGGTCAGAAAAGGAGCTGTCCTAAAtgatgctcagcagcaggaagcaagTGGAAAGACCCTTTTGGTTACCTCTGTGAGTGCTCTCACCTTCTGAACACTGAGCTCACAGCTTTAttggtgggaggggagggaaaaagagaaagctcagcTCTGTGGGGTTAGCCTTGAGCCCCCAGCTGACCTCCCCTGGTAGACAGATGTGCTATATAGAAGGTCTTGCACCAGTTGGAGCTGGGGAGACCCCTGTCCCCTATGTGCCAGAGCTATTGGTGGGACTATCTCTGCAAGGGCACTGGTGCCAGCGCAGAGTGAGAGGGCAGTTGGAGGCTTTGGTGGGGGAATGGAGCACATCCCCAGACATGCTGGCAGGGGCAGGCTGAGGGATGTGAGAGAGGGGGCTAGAGGGAACTGGATGGGGTAAGAAGTGGCTTGGGGTTTCTTTGGCACATTGGAATGTCCCTTTGGTGTCTAATGGCAGTCTGAGGGCCACAGTGCCTGGTGCTGCAATGTACAGCCCCcatcagctccctgcagcagccaggtcCAGCTCCAGGGAGCCTCTCAGGAGGTGggctctcctcctgcccccttccagtctccccagtgtccccagctTGGCAAGGAGGTTGCCCACTGGgtctgctggtgatgctggtgcctgcaggtgagggacagggaggagggcAAAGACCCGAGCACCAGTGCTTCCGATGGGGGCCGTGATGGCAGTTCACACCTTGACTTCATCGTCCTCCTCCTCATCGGCATACTCGAAGGACTTGCTGCGCCTCCCCTGGGCACCAGCGTACCCCTCCTGCAGGCTGGAGAACGtggcctcttcctcctcctcctcatttcCTTGGTTCCAGGTGGTCTCAGGGGATCGGCTCTGCCCTGTCACTTGTGACCGCcacaagctgctgctggggctctcCCATAGGGTCTGCGTCCGGGCCTGCCGGGGACCCTCACTCTTCTCTGAGCTCCGTGGGGTGCTGGTCCCACCATGGTGATGTGCCAGGACCTGTGTTGCCCGGTCAAACTCTCCTGCCTCAATGGTGCAGTCATTCCAATGGCCCTGCCATGGGCTCCCTCTGGGTGATGTCCCCAGCCCTGAGGCCCAGGCAGGGTCCTCTCCGGTGCCCTCGATGGCGTGTGCCTCTCCATTGGCACGGACTGACAGTCCCGGCAGTGAGCTGGCCCGTGACAGGCTGTTCTGCCCAGAGCGGTCCCAGAAGCTGGACATTGCCTTGTCCTCTCCCAGTGCTGGAGGGGCACCATCCCTGGTCCCCTCACTGCACAGGAGACCTGTGCCGTTCTCCCCCAGTTGGCTCCCATTGGTTTCAGAGAAGCTCATGACCTGGAGGAGCTCGCTCATAAGTGAGGGCCCCAGGTCCAGACggaaggagagcagggagtCTGACCGTGTCAGCTCTGTTTCCCCGGGGAAGGAGCTCTCTTGGGCCTTTTCCAAGCGAGGGACGCGAGGGATGGTGCAAAACCCGGACTCCAGCCCTGCGGTGCAGAAAGGATGGCTGGTGAGTCAGGATGGCGAGGTGGGAGGAAGCTTGCCTTACCTCTGCGGGGGACAAGGACACTGACATGGAAATGGCATGCTCCCATCGTTGGTGCTGGCCTCTAAAGGACAAGCCGGTGTCTATGTGGACATCTCCAAAGCCCCCAGTTATAGCAGAGGGTCTCCAGGTGGGCTCTGGGCTTCggaggatgctggtgtgggCTGAGCCAGGCAGGTGGGACCAGGAGATGGCAGCATTGCCTCAGCTTGCCTTTCTCTATGAGCCCAGCTGTATCCCAcccccccgccctccccccGGTACTGCAGGACCCCAGATCCCACCTCCCATAGATCCTCTGTTCCAGACCTCCCTCTCTGGGAAAAAGGGGTGCCATAGCCCAGTGCTGTGAGGCCACAGAACAGCTACCCTGCTGTCCCATCCCGTCCTTCCCAAAGGTCCATCCTGGACCCCCACCAGCACGGAGGGATGTGGCAcaatggggaaggaggggatgaAGTCCCTTCAGGAGCACATGGAGGTGGGGGAGGTTGCACAGCTAAGGGCAGGGATAGAGCATCTGTGTGTGGAGGTAGGGAAGGCTGTGCCATCGGTCCCCTTGACCTTGCAACCTTGGTATGGGCATTGCCCCACTGCCCCAACACCCTCCTGGGGAGGCTGCTCATAGAGAAGGTGTAGGGCTGGGGAGATGGAGGGCATCCCCTTACAGCGACTCTACATGGGCTGCCGGCTGTGTGAGAGGAGAAACCATCCATATCCCACTTTGGGGGAGACCCGCCAAGGGCAGGAGCAAGGACTGCGATTGAAAGCAAGGATAGGTTGTCTCCTTGCATGGATTTATCAGGACTGGGGACTCCTaaatgtcctgtctctgctgagAGGCTGAAGTCCCTCAGTGGGGTAACTGAGGCATGGAGCGATGGAGAAGGGCTGCAGAGGACACACTGTGCCTGGGCACCAGCCTCTGCCCCGCGCTTCACTCACCGTAGGTCTGGTGCGTCTTGGAGAAGCTGTTGGAGGCACTTTTGAAGGAGAACTTGCTGGTCAAGccccggctgctgctgctgccgccgtCGTACGTGCCCTCGTTGAGCTGTGGCAGTGAGATGGCATTCTTGATGATGGGTGAGACAGCTGGGGGTGCCGGCGATGCCTGGCTCCCGCGGCTCCGCAGCGGTGTCCGGCGGACGTGCCGCAGCGTCCGCGCAAAGAAGTTGTTGGCTTTGGCGGTGTCGGCTCCACCGTGGTTGCTGAGGAAGGAGGTGTCCCCGAAGACGTCCCCGCCGCGCCCCACGTGCATGGTATGCCGAAAGTCCCCCAGCGGCGGGCTGATCATGTCCGGTGTCAGCTCCGACTTCAGCCGCCGCTTCCCATGGGAGCCTGACACCCAGCTGAGCACCGGCAGCTTCCCCAAGCTCATGATGAACCCCTCGTCTTTCCCTTGTCTTTCTCAAGCACCTCCAAAACCGGCCCCTGCTGGATTTCCAGCACTGGGGTGGCCTGTCACATCCCTGGCCTCCCCATTGCTCCTGCTCCGGTGTTCCGGGTGGGATGGCTCACGTCACCTTGGCTTTCCGCAGATAGGAAGGGCTCCTgtttccctgcttccctgctctATGTTGTGCTCAAGAAGCCACCCGCAGCGGGTAGCAGGCGGAGGGGTCCCCAGTGGGTGTCTGGGGTCACCCCAGGCAGTGCGGAGGCTGTGTCTGGCTGCAGGCTTAGGGGTTAATCCACTGGGCTGCTGCTGTCGGGTAAGAGGAGCAGGTCACAGATGGGGCAGCGGGGGCCGGGGCTTGGGGTGGGCAAGAGCCTCAGCGTCGGTGGCCACCTAGGCAAGACAAGAGGGATGAACGGTGAAGAGCTGGGAGAGGATCTTCCCAACCACCTCAGCTGCACACCAGGACTGGCTTCTCTGACCTCTCttgctgtgcctcagtttccctaccCTGCAAAGCAGCTTTGCCGGACCCATGCTGCGACATAGGCTGAGGATTTCCCTCCCAGGCAGCATCTCCTCCCAGGGCCCAGGCTCCCAGGGTAAGAAACCTCTCCCTTCTTTTTGCTATTCAGATGAGCCCTTGGGCAGAGGGTGAGGCCTGGGGACCGCCTGCTTCTCAGGGAGGAGGGGTGTGGGGAGGGAAATGCACTATTTGTatattggtttgtttgttgaACCCTGGCTAGGCCCTCGGGTGCTGGAGCACGttggagcagcagggaggagggagggcagCTACTCTGCAggcaggggaaactgaggcagggcaAGGGAGGTGATGGACTGAGgttgggagggaaggggagatgAGTCCCTGCACTCAGGTTAGGCCAAGAGGTACTGGGAAGTAGCAGCCAGGCATATGATGGCAGAGAGATTATGTCCTCAGTCAGCAAGGAGGACACTCAGATCAGCAGATCCCCCATTGCTGTGTGTGGCAagatggggaaaggagaggatTCGGGACCGGGGACACCTCAGAGCATCAGTGGTCCGGATGCCCTCCTCGGGAAAGGGCCCTTCCTGTGCTCAGTCCCCACTTAGGGGCCTGGAGAACAGGATGGAGCTGGGTCCTTTCAGCAGGACCAGCCGTGGAGGGCAGCATGGCAAGAGGTGAGGCAGGAGCCTTGCATCACTCCATCCCTGTGTGAGTACCCCCATCCATGCTTTGCTTTGCCTGCCTCCCCTTCCTATCCCTGTGTCACCTCGGAGCACTCAGGCGATGCCAGGGTGGCAGAGCCTCTGGCAAGGGGGAGCCCTGAGCATGAAGCTGCTTTCCTGGCTGGCTGCACATGTTTTTGCCTTGCCCTGGCCCTGTTTGCTTACCCGGGGCCCCTCTTATCTGCCAGGGGTTAATGcctggggaagggaaaacaaacctcccctggcagctccagcaccattGGCTGCCACCCGGGGTGGCAGTGGGGACAGTGGCAGGTTGGCCCCAGCTCCTTGGCTCATGCAGCTCCTGCTCACGGAGGTCAGGCAGTGCTGCATCTTGGCTGGGACAGGGCAGGCACACGGCAGGCTTGGGGTGGGAGCATGACCCAGGAGCAATTTCCTCCCTCTGGCAGAAGCTCACCCATAGCCACTGGGTGATGAGTGCAAGGAAACCACTGGGGAGGTCCCTGCAGCACAACGGGCATCTCAGCACCATAGGGAGAGAGATGCAACCCTGCTTTTGACCTGTCATTTTGGATCCCCCAGGAACACTCAGTATTATGCAAGTTGTAGCTCTTGAGTTTCACTTTCCCTCTGCACATTGAAGCCCCTGAGAAACCCAAAGTGGGTGCAGGGTTACTCTACAGGACATACTCCCCCAGCCCATCCCAGGTCCCCTACACAGGAGACCTGCCCTGCATGGAACTGACGTTGGTATCGCAGGGAGGTGAGGGATAGCGGGATGCAGGAGGAGAGCATCCCCTTGCTCCCTGCCTGGAGAACTGCTGAGCAGGAAGCTGGCAGGAGGAGAGTTTCTCCTTCCTTGTCCCTTGGCCACCACAGGACGCACACCAGCACCCCTGGCTCTCCCTGCCTGTTGGCAGCAGCAGGCgctgggagaggagggagggagctggTGCCCAACCCTACCTGGATGGCAGGTTTCTGGCaggcttttcctccttccagtctcccctttctcctccttccctctgcccacTGTGCATCTCCCTGCCTGCTGTGCCCCTGTGAGCACTCCCCTGTGCCCAAGCAGACTCGTGATTCTATGGGCAAAGGGCAACCCGTATGCTCTCCTTTCCTCCACTGTGCAAGAGACCCTGCTGCCTGGCCACCCGTCAGTCCGGACATTGCTTCCAGCTCATCCTgacccccccttccccagcatcctctcCATGGATCCCTGCTCACCTCCTCCGGGAAGCCCCCTACCCTCAAAGACCAACCACCGGCatctcctcctcccagcctggCCTCCCCCAGTTTCCCCCCGAGTTCAGCTGGTTACCACTGGTTTTCCACTAGCCAGGAATGGCCAGAGCTGTTCTGCTTGCTGGGAAGAGCGGAAAccaggaaggggagggggaaataaTCCAGATGTCTAgttggctggagctgctgaaagcagcctcatccctcctcctttccttacctcccccccccccccccccccccccccccccaaggggAAATACTCCAAAAGAGAGCGAGGAGAAGTTTGGGGTGGTCTCAATAGGGGGAAGAGGGAGTGGAAATGGCTGTAGGCGGCCAGGAAGGCTTTCCCAGCCTTCCTGAGTGCTGACAATCCACCCTTtccctgcagggagggaggcagcagctcccccatTGGGTCACTGCTCTGGGATGGGGAAAGCCAGCAGGGACAGGCTtttggagaaggggaaaaagagctCAGTTAGCCAGGCTGGGCCTCTTCCAGCTCCCCTGGAGCAGTGCCGGGCAGTAGGCAGTCAAGGCTCAGTCCGACTCCTGTGCTGCCGGCtgctatgtatatatatatatatagttacaTCTCCCTGTGTAACAAGAGTGTTTTCCAAGCAGACACACTGGGACACGGAGCCAGCGCTCCATAGGCAGGCAGTTTCCAGCCATCCTCTCTCTATCCCTTGTCCCAAAGtgctccctttcttcccccaaGCCCCCAAAATTGAGGCGCCAACAAGGGCTCCGAGGGGTATTCGGAGCAAGGAGTGGAAAGCAGTGTCCTCTGTGACGGGGCCCCACTTCCCCCCCTTTCTCTCCTTGTCCCCCCCACCTCCTGTCTCCCCTCTCCTCACTCCcgctttccttcctcccagtttcctgTTGCATTCCTgccttctccctttctcttttgcCATCTTTCCCATCCCCGTCGCTTTGCCACCCATCCCGCTTTGCCCTTCTCCCACCACCCCCTCCAcgcttttccttctgtctcagACACCCCTTTTCCACCCTCCAACTCTACAAACTGAGGAATCAAAACTTCCAGGATTTACCTCTTCCAAACCAGggttattatttttcctctctggacGAAAAGGTGGGAGACGCTTCCCGCTGGCCCCTCA harbors:
- the CDC42EP1 gene encoding cdc42 effector protein 1, with amino-acid sequence MSLGKLPVLSWVSGSHGKRRLKSELTPDMISPPLGDFRHTMHVGRGGDVFGDTSFLSNHGGADTAKANNFFARTLRHVRRTPLRSRGSQASPAPPAVSPIIKNAISLPQLNEGTYDGGSSSSRGLTSKFSFKSASNSFSKTHQTYGLESGFCTIPRVPRLEKAQESSFPGETELTRSDSLLSFRLDLGPSLMSELLQVMSFSETNGSQLGENGTGLLCSEGTRDGAPPALGEDKAMSSFWDRSGQNSLSRASSLPGLSVRANGEAHAIEGTGEDPAWASGLGTSPRGSPWQGHWNDCTIEAGEFDRATQVLAHHHGGTSTPRSSEKSEGPRQARTQTLWESPSSSLWRSQVTGQSRSPETTWNQGNEEEEEEATFSSLQEGYAGAQGRRSKSFEYADEEEDDEVKV